The sequence CCTCCTTGGTCAAGGGGCGCTTGAACGCCAGGGAGGACACCTTGTTGCCCTGCTTGCCCAACTGGCGGGTCTGGGTTTTCTTCACGCTCTCGATACGTTTCTTCAGGGCCTGGCTCTCCTCGGAGAACTTGTCGATCATTGCCATGTCGCCTCTCTGGTGGGCGGCATCGAGCTTACGGCGGATGGCGTCCAGGCG is a genomic window of Ferrimonas sp. YFM containing:
- a CDS encoding YibL family ribosome-associated protein, with the protein product MNLKQELQQLNNRLDAIRRKLDAAHQRGDMAMIDKFSEESQALKKRIESVKKTQTRQLGKQGNKVSSLAFKRPLTKEEQADMGKLKKSVRGLVVVHPMTALGREMGIKEVTGFAPKKF